In Cercospora beticola chromosome 3, complete sequence, the following proteins share a genomic window:
- the SSH4 gene encoding Rsp5p-dependent ubiquitination, sorting of cargo proteins at the multivesicular body (antiSMASH:Cluster_11): protein MPMAQAALGYDGSPSTTLATSLVAATTPVMTTTGVHVEVDRQRWHRHGDKWAEWRNSHQTIRAVGLGSTGKGILIGMLSAFGSAALVGIIIAIVYFFRYTSRGRIFLDRISRPGEFDDEQSFLREEEEALAEMDDLQRAEYFRAKAFVQHNPPESVQTDISLSQFLAIQEKGVSAWEFEPELEIANCFVEARTEIEFFDSECSVQSNLPIPKQNEVYYWEAKLYDKPDSTLVSIGLTTKPYPLFRLPGLHKYSIAYLSTGQRKFNQPFTSTNYGPPFVQGDVVGVGYRPRTGTIFFTRNGKKLEDVCHGMKLHNFFPTVGANGPANIHVNFGQMGFVFIEANVKKWGLAPMTGSLAPPPPYGSEAGSILLEGGREGVREGMGWAPGHGRSHSGAIRLQGRPTRSPGPERSPTDISLAQLNILDMQDDVEEEEEDVGEGTSEAASSQIYMNPGLPLEPADHPPPDYESPDEDENGDDDDDSDMTARPRAGTNASEYSERTRLLHNYSPPIPTYEAAVSDVEAGRGRSSTRTRPRSES, encoded by the exons ATGCCCATGGCGCAGGCTGCGCTCGGGTATGATGGTTCGCCTTCCACAACTCTGGCGACATCCCTCGTGGCCGCAACGACGCCTGTCATGACCACGACCGGAGTACATGTGGAAGTCGACCGACAACGATGGCATAGACATGGCGACAAGTGGGCGGAATGGAGGAATTCACATCAGACCATCCGCGCCGTCGGACTCGGCAGTACCGGTAAAGGCATACTGATAGGAATGCTGTCTGCCTTTGGCTCTGCTGCCCTGGTCGGAATTATCATTGCCATTGTCTACTTCTTCAGATACACCAGCCGTGGTCGAATCTTCCTGGATCGCATATCACGCCCAGGAGAGTTCGACGATGAGCAGAGCTTCTtgcgcgaggaggaagaagcccTTGCCGAGATGGACGACTTACAGCGAGCGGAATACTTCAGAGCCAAAG CATTCGTACAGCACAACCCCCCGGAATCCGTACAAACCGACATATCGTTATCACAATTCTTGGCGATACAAGAGAAGGGAGTCTCAGCATGGGAGTTCGAGCCGGAACTGGAGATCGCCAACTGCTTCGTGGAGGCTAGGACAGAGATTGAGTTCTTTGATTCGGAGTGCAGTGTACAGAGCAACCTGCCCATTCCGAAGCAGAACGAGGTATACTACTGGGAGGCCAAGCTATACGACAAACCAGATTCGACACTGGTGAGCATCGGGTTAACGACGAAACCCTACCCGCTCTTCCGACTCCCTGGACTGCACAAATACTCCATTGCGTATCTATCCACAGGTCAACGCAAGTTTAATCAGCCCTTCACCTCGACAAATTATGGACCTCCATTCGTGCAAGGCGACGTCGTCGGCGTTGGATACAGACCTAGGACTGGGACAATATTCTTCACGAGGAATGGTAAGAAGTTGGAAGATGTTTGTCATGGAATGAAGCTGCACAACTTCTTCCCCACGGTTGGAGCGAACGGACCTGCAAACATCCATGTGAACTTTGGGCAAATgggcttcgtcttcatcgaggCGAACGTAAAGAAGTGGGGTCTTGCACCAATGACTGGCAGTCTagcgccgcctcctccaTATGGTAGCGAAGCCGGCAGCATACTCCTCGAAGGCGGCCGTGAGGGCGTCAGAGAAGGAATGGGATGGGCACCTGGACATGGCAGATCACATAGTGGTGCGATCAGATTGCAAGGCCGACCTACGAGGAGTCCAGGACCAGAGCGCTCGCCTACGGACATTTCACTTGCACAGCTCAATATTTTGGACATGCAAGATGatgtggaagaagaggaagaagacgttgGAGAGGGCACGAGTGAAGCTGCAAGCAGTCAGATCTATATGAACCCTGGCCTACCATTGGAACCTGCAGACCATCCACCTCCAGACTACGAAAGcccagacgaggacgagaacggagacgatgacgacgactcgGACATGACAGCCCGACCTCGTGCCGGAACAAACGCTTCAGAATACAGTGAGCGGACCAGATTGCTGCACAATTATAGCCCGCCCATTCCTACCTACGAAGCGGCAGTCAGCGATGTCGAAGCCGGTCGGGGTAGGAGTTCGACCAGAACGCGTCCGAGAAGCGAGTCATGA
- a CDS encoding uncharacterized protein (antiSMASH:Cluster_11) yields MAWQPQQGPLNQLAQCLRDSLSGHDVQAQKNADQMLRQAKTSPDINNYLVYLCTTPTSNTGLDQAAYHAARSAAAILLKNNIKTSYKSLPEPSKAYIKANVLQGLQDRNTQIRNYIGNVVTEIVRQGGIMGWPQVLSELVGMIANQSGEASQETQDGAMSALFKICEDNRKALDKEYQGQRPLASLLPELLKFTRHDNPKVRSRALAAVNVFLVEPVAVTFQENINEILPEIVRLSQDSNDDVRRFVCRSFALLADSLPHVLVPHVEGVIEYTLTQQQDRHNQELALDAAEFFFESSSNAVLRDALGPYLPRIVPVLLNCMVYSEDDQLRLEGDEEDAELEDEEKDIKPTFAKDKAGRADASNGAQTNGQSQPAVNGFAYEDDDLSEGEVDEDEDFDEIDPEEEWNLRKCSAASLDSLATHFHGSVFQEVLPWLVENFKHQDWSNREAAVLALGAIGPGCMDNITPHLPELIPLMLALLNDPQPVVRQITCWSLSRFAFWAAHDPNAPRDQFFEPLMQGLLQRMLDHNKKVQQSAASAFAALEEKANAALAPYCTIILQHFVKCFGKYKDKNMYILYDCVQTLAEHASPKLAEPENVNLLMPALINRWQHVQDQSREMFPLLECLSFVATALGPQFAPFAEPLFNRCIRLIQQNLEDGASAEQSFMDQPDKDFLVTSLDLLSSIIQALDEQQSARLAGSAQPNMFQMLAYCMQDSSNDVRQSAYALLGDCAIYIFPQLQQYLSEVLNILIQQLGLNDVQNDPESTFRVINNACWSCGEISMRQKEGMAPFVDKLLEKLAVIIFSNEVPESLNENAAIALGRLGLGCHEQLAPHLANFAPAFLKYMQKVAWTDEKGHAYKGFCKVVLDNPAALEQCLLDFFGEIANAHGVFLASMQEDGPLQDFEQVLMKYKQMIGSGFDDYLHNLPPAQEMALRQLYSL; encoded by the exons ATGGCGTGGCAGCCACAACAAGGGCCGCTCAACCAGCTGGCACAGTGCTTGCGCGACTCTCTCAGTGGCCATGACGTTCAAGCTCAAAAAAATGCCGACCAG ATGCTGCGGCAAGCCAAAACCTCACCGGATATCAACAACTACTTAGTGTATCTCTGCACAACCCCCACCTCAAATACCGGGCTCGATCAAGCAGCATATCATGCAGCACGTAGTGCCGCCGCGATTCTGCTCAAGAACAACATCAAAACTTCATATAAATCATTACCAGAGCCGAGCAAGGCTTATATCAAAGCGAACGTGCTGCAAGGACTCCAGGACCGCAACACGCAAATTCGAAACTACATCGGAAATGTGGTCACCGAAATCGTGCGGCAAGGTGGCATCATGGGTTGGCCGCAAGTCCTGTCTGAGCTCGTCGGAATGATCGCGAATCAAAGCGGTGAAGCCTCACAGGAAACCCAAGACGGCGCCATGAGTGCACTGTTCAAGATCTGTGAAGATAACCGCAAAGCTCTCGACAAAGAATATCAAGGCCAGCGGCCTTTGGCTTCTCTCCTACCAGAGCTGCTCAAATTCACGCGACACGACAATCCCAAGGTTCGCTCTCGAGCACTGGCCGCTGTGAATGTCTTCCTAGTCGAGCCAGTTGCGGTGACCTTCCAGGAGAACATCAATGAGATCCTGCCAGAAATCGTTCGCCTGTCTCAAGATAGCAATGACGACGTGCGGCGATTCGTCTGTCGGTCCTTTGCACTTCTCGCGGATTCTCTACCTCATGTGCTCGTACCGCACGTGGAAGGCGTCATTGAGTATACCTTGACCCAACAGCAAGATCGACACAACCAGGAACTGGCTCTTGACGCTGCCGAGTTCTTTTTCGAGTCCAGCAGCAACGCAGTGCTTCGAGACGCGCTCGGGCCCTATCTTCCCCGCATTGTCCCCGTCCTTTTGAACTGTATGGTGTACAGTGAGGACGACCAACTCAGACTAGAAGGCGACGAAGAGGATGCTGAgctcgaggacgaagagaaggACATCAAGCCGACCTTCGCCAAGGATAAGGCTGGTCGAGCCGACGCTTCGAACGGAGCACAAACTAATGGCCAGTCCCAGCCCGCCGTCAACGGCTTCGCTtacgaggatgacgatctCAGTGAAGGCGAagtggacgaggatgaagatttTGACGAAATCGATCCCGAAGAGGAATGGAACTTACGCAAATGCTCGGCGGCTTCTCTCGATAGCCTTGCGACACATTTCCATGGCTCTGTCTTCCAGGAAGTGCTTCCATGGCTAGTGGAAAACTTCAAGCATCAAGACTGGTCAAATCGGGAGGCGGCAGTTCTGGCCTTGGGCGCGATAGGTCCTGGCTGCATGGACAACATTACGCCACATTTGCCCGAGCTCATTCCACTTATGTTGGCATTGCTGAACGACCCTCAACCCGTTGTCAGACAGATCACTTGTTGGTCACTCAGTCGCTTTGCGTTCTGGGCAGCCCATGATCCGAATGCTCCGAGGGATCAGTTCTTCGAACCCCTTATGCAGGGTCTGCTGCAGCGCATGCTTGACCACAACAAAAAAGTACAGCAGTCCGCAGCTTCAGCTTTCGCGGCTCTGGAGGAAAAGGCCAACGCTGCCCTTGCTCCATACTGCACGATCATTCTTCAACACTTCGTCAAATGCTTTGGCAAGTATAAGGACAAGAACATGTACATCTTGTACGACTGTGTGCAGACACTGGCTGAGCATGCGTCCCCCAAACTTGCCGAGCCGGAGAACGTCAATCTACTTATGCCTGCTCTGATAAACCGTTGGCAGCATGTGCAGGATCAGTCGCGCGAAATGTTCCCGCTGCTGGAGTGCCTCTCATTCGTGGCCACCGCACTTGGTCCTCAATTTGCCCCATTTGCGGAGCCGCTCTTCAATCGCTGCATTAGACTCATCCAACAGAACCTGGAAGATGGTGCCAGCGCAGAGCAATCGTTCATGGACCAGCCGGACAAGGATTTCTTGGTCACGAGCCTGGACCTTCTGAGTTCGATCATTCAAGCCTTGGACGAGCAGCAAAGTGCCAGACTTGCCGGCAGCGCGCAGCCAAACATGTTCCAGATGTTGGCGTATTGCATGCAAGACTCGAGCAACGACGTCCGCCAATCGGCCTACGCCTTGCTTGGGGACTGTGCCATCTACATTTTCCCCCAGCTCCAGCAATACCTGTCCGAGGTACTCAACATTTTGATTCAGCAACTCGGGTTGAACGACGTGCAAAACGACCCAGAATCGACATTTCGTGTGATTAACAATGCTTGCTGGTCCTGCGGAGAAATTTCGATGCGGCAGAAGGAGGGCATGGCTCCATTTGTTGACAAGctgctggagaagctggcTGTCATTATTTTCAGCAACGAAGTGCCAGAATCGCTCAACGAAAACGCAGCAATAGCTCTCGGACGACTGGGACTTGGCTGCCATGAACAGCTTGCGCCCCACCTTGCCAACTTTGCGCCGGCCTTCCTCAAGTACATGCAGAAGGTGGCGTGGACAGACGAGAAGGGTCACGCGTACAAAGGCTTCTGCAAGGTCGTTTTGGACAACCCTGCCGCCCTCGAACAGTGTCTCCTGGACTTCTTTGGTGAGATCGCCAACGCCCACGGTGTATTCCTGGCTAGCATGCAGGAAGATGGGCCACTTCAAGACTTCGAGCAGGTCTTGATGAAGTACAAGCAGATGATCGGTAGCGGCTTCGACGATTATCTGCACAATCTCCCACCAGCACAGGAGATGGCTCTTCGTCAGCTGTACTCCCTTTAG
- a CDS encoding uncharacterized protein (antiSMASH:Cluster_11), protein MAAPNGSASLSDTSMTELWPAQYLSLTEKACPTVALIILNCPLDDLDYFKRLYDHASYRLCADGGANRVHDLLRKHYPSSDWTRALQHALPSAIHGDLDSIRDEVRQEYEKLNVAITHDPDQYSTDFGKAINKVVANLPEVTEILVLGGLGGRVDQGLGLLHEIYREQKYLHPSLRFWLFSESSVSVLLRPGITTIHAPLNDGLLRQNVGLLPLYGKAVISTKGLEWDVQDWETEMGGQVSTSNHIKADRVVVHTDVDVLFTVERETVPLRPKIWHEETF, encoded by the coding sequence ATGGCTGCTCCCAATGGCAGCGCATCACTGTCTGACACCTCAATGACAGAACTTTGGCCTGCCCAATATCTAAGTTTGACAGAAAAAGCATGTCCAACAGTGGCACTCATCATTCTGAATTGTCCTTTGGATGACCTAGATTATTTTAAGCGCCTCTACGATCATGCTTCGTACCGCCTCTGCGCGGATGGCGGGGCTAACAGAGTCCACGATCTGCTTCGCAAGCACTACCCTAGCTCTGACTGGACCCGAGCATTGCAGCATGCTCTTCCGAGCGCGATACATGGCGATTTGGACTCCATTAGGGATGAGGTTCGACAAGAATATGAGAAGCTTAATGTTGCCATCACGCATGATCCCGACCAGTATAGTACGGACTTTGGCAAGGCGATCAACAAAGTCGTTGCCAATCTGCCAGAGGTCACGGAGATTTTAGTCCTCGGAGGTCTGGGCGGACGGGTTGATCAAGGTCTGGGATTGCTCCACGAGATCTACCGAGAACAGAAATACTTGCATCCGTCTTTGCGCTTCTGGTTGTTCTCTGAGAGCAGTGTGAGCGTTCTGCTTCGTCCTGGTATCACTACCATTCACGCGCCGCTCAACGACGGGTTGCTGCGGCAGAACGTTGGCCTCCTACCATTGTACGGCAAGGCTGTCATATCCACCAAGGGTCTAGAGTGGGATGTGCAGGATTGGGAGACAGAAATGGGAGGTCAGGTCAGCACGAGTAACCATATCAAGGCGGACAGGGTAGTGGTACACACGGACGTTGATGTGTTGTTCACTGTGGAACGAGAGACTGTGCCTTTGCGACCAAAGATCTGGCACGAGGAGACATTCTGA